One Spinacia oleracea cultivar Varoflay chromosome 4, BTI_SOV_V1, whole genome shotgun sequence DNA segment encodes these proteins:
- the LOC110777516 gene encoding NDR1/HIN1-like protein 6: protein MYSGQQPSPPPNYLMLENQYRTRPPPSYYTPQPYPYGHAIPQYQSRRSGCHCCVRFICCIACLLFLFICILIVGVVLTYTFYRPMIPIYKIEDLTVTNFNMQPDLSIVTDFHITIKAENPNTKIGFNYGKNSTIVVSFEGSILCSGKLPSFYQPHENVTIINILLTGTTMFGSHLHNTLTGDVHQGRIPLIVEVKVPVTLVLDNIPMRQFNIYVICHMTVDDLKPHKKPKILSTTYSFDFGL, encoded by the coding sequence ATGTATTCTGGGCAACagccatcaccaccaccaaacTACTTAATGCTGGAAAACCAATATCGTACACGACCACCACCTTCCTATTACACACCACAACCTTATCCCTATGGACATGCTATCCCTCAATATCAGTCCCGGCGTTCAGGGTGCCATTGCTGTGTTAGGTTCATTTGCTGCATCGCTTGTCTTCTCTTCCTGTTCATTTGTATCTTGATAGTCGGCGTTGTTTTGACCTACACATTTTACAGGCCAATGATCCCTATATACAAAATAGAAGACTTAACTGTTACAAACTTCAACATGCAGCCTGACCTGAGTATTGTTACAGATTTTCATATAACCATTAAAGCAGAAAATCCCAACACCAAAATTGGTTTCAATTACGGGAAAAATAGTACAATAGTTGTCTCTTTTGAGGGCTCCATCTTATGCAGCGGTAAGCTTCCTTCTTTCTACCAACCACACGAGAACGTCACAATTATCAATATCCTATTGACAGGGACAACCATGTTTGGGTCTCACCTTCATAACACCCTTACTGGTGATGTACATCAGGGTCGAATTCCATTGATTGTTGAGGTCAAAGTCCCTGTAACTCTTGTTTTGGATAATATTCCAATGCGACAATTTAATATTTATGTAATTTGTCATATGACTGTTGATGATTTAAAGCCACACAAGAAACCCAAAATTTTATCTACCACTTATTCATTTGATTTCGGATTATGA
- the LOC110777528 gene encoding DNA repair protein REV1-like isoform X1 has product MLMARLATRTAKPDGQCYISPEKVDEYMLQLYIKTLPSIGHVLEQKLKKKGVQTCGHLRMFPKEALQRDLRTKTGEMLWNYSRGVDNRMVDRRMVDKRMAGRA; this is encoded by the exons ATGCTTATGGCTCGTCTTGCAACCAGAACTGCTAAACCAGATGGTCAATGCTACATTTCTCCGGAGAAG GTCGATGAATATATGTTACAACTCTATATAAAGACACTTCCAAGTATTGGACATGTGTTGgagcaaaagttgaaaaagaaaGGAGTTCAGACTTGCGGCCATCTGCGAATGTTTCCCAAG GAGGCTTTACAGAGGGACCTCAGAACAAAGACCGGTGAAATGTTGTGGAATTACTCCAGAGGTGTTGATAACCG GATGGTAGATAGGAGAATGGTAGATAAAAGGATGGCAGGAAGGGCATAG
- the LOC110777528 gene encoding DNA repair protein REV1-like isoform X2, with the protein MLMARLATRTAKPDGQCYISPEKVDEYMLQLYIKTLPSIGHVLEQKLKKKGVQTCGHLRMFPKEALQRDLRTKTGEMLWNYSRGVDNRLVGVIQDGR; encoded by the exons ATGCTTATGGCTCGTCTTGCAACCAGAACTGCTAAACCAGATGGTCAATGCTACATTTCTCCGGAGAAG GTCGATGAATATATGTTACAACTCTATATAAAGACACTTCCAAGTATTGGACATGTGTTGgagcaaaagttgaaaaagaaaGGAGTTCAGACTTGCGGCCATCTGCGAATGTTTCCCAAG GAGGCTTTACAGAGGGACCTCAGAACAAAGACCGGTGAAATGTTGTGGAATTACTCCAGAGGTGTTGATAACCGGTTAGTTGGAGTCATTCAG GATGGTAGATAG